One part of the Limnochordia bacterium genome encodes these proteins:
- a CDS encoding sugar phosphate isomerase/epimerase — translation MRLSTSTCIHEKVLWGKDVFYSCEESITACVKAGYKVLDMNFATYSRGTLPMTQPDWQDWTKRQRELADSYGVEFSQAHAHFYDWRNLSDEEEAWHEELMRRSIIGAGIVGAKWLVIHPGSVDDDIWYSHDLSLAKNVKAFRKYGDLAAQHNVHIAIENMIERRNGRRYASSTEELLELLDVLDDPMFGICWDTGHAHLAGINQCEALRTIGKKLKALHIADNRGEKDDHIAPYFGTIVWEPIMRTLKEIDYQGDFTYEIHNFTNGLPDGMHEQLIRFTYELGIFMLDLAK, via the coding sequence ATGCGACTATCCACCTCAACTTGCATTCATGAGAAAGTTCTATGGGGAAAAGACGTGTTCTACAGTTGTGAGGAGAGTATCACCGCCTGTGTAAAAGCAGGATACAAGGTGCTAGATATGAACTTTGCCACCTACTCCAGGGGAACACTTCCCATGACCCAACCCGATTGGCAGGATTGGACGAAGAGGCAAAGGGAGTTGGCCGATTCCTACGGCGTCGAGTTTTCCCAAGCCCATGCCCATTTCTACGATTGGCGGAATCTATCCGATGAAGAAGAAGCTTGGCATGAGGAACTCATGCGACGATCAATTATTGGAGCAGGTATCGTCGGTGCAAAATGGTTAGTCATTCATCCCGGTTCTGTGGATGATGATATTTGGTATTCCCACGATCTGTCCTTGGCCAAAAACGTTAAGGCTTTTAGGAAATATGGGGATTTGGCAGCACAACATAATGTGCATATTGCCATTGAGAATATGATTGAACGAAGGAATGGGCGTAGATACGCTAGCTCCACAGAGGAATTGCTAGAACTTCTAGATGTCCTCGATGATCCCATGTTCGGTATTTGCTGGGACACTGGTCATGCCCATCTAGCTGGGATCAACCAATGTGAAGCTCTAAGGACCATTGGCAAGAAGCTGAAGGCGTTGCATATCGCGGATAACCGGGGTGAAAAGGACGATCATATTGCTCCCTATTTTGGGACCATTGTTTGGGAACCGATTATGAGGACATTAAAAGAGATCGACTACCAAGGTGACTTTACCTATGAGATCCACAATTTCACCAATGGGCTTCCTGATGGCATGCACGAGCAGTTAATCCGTTTTACCTATGAACTTGGCATATTTATGCTAGATTTAGCCAAATAA